A window of the Deinococcus gobiensis I-0 genome harbors these coding sequences:
- the gnd gene encoding decarboxylating NADP(+)-dependent phosphogluconate dehydrogenase, translating into MTQIAAATAAPTSSPVADIGVIGLAVMGENLILNMASRGFTVAAFNRTVSRVPQFTSGRASGKSVVGAESLEGFVGLLKRPRKVMLMVKAGAPVDEFIAHLRPLLEPGDVIIDGGNSHPADSTRRTRELEKDGLLFVGTGVSGGEEGALTGPSIMPGGNPAAWETVRPIFQAIAARVADGTPCCDWVGPEGAGHFVKMVHNGIEYADMQMIAESYHLLSAQGGLSAPEIAQVFADWNRGELNSYLIEITADILTKTDDRTGGPLVDVILDAAGQKGTGKWTSVAALDAGSPAATITEAVYARAMSALKEERVAASAELRGPASLPAPDRAAFVEEVRRALYASKIAAYAQGFQLLRLAAGDAGWTLDFGAIAMMWRGGCIIRAQFLDRIKEAYAADPALPNLLLAPYFREAVGEHQEAWRRVVSSAALGGVPVPAFASALAYYDGYRTARLPANLIQAQRDYFGAHTYERADGPRGEFHHTNWTGRGGDTASTTYNA; encoded by the coding sequence ATGACGCAGATCGCCGCCGCAACCGCCGCCCCGACCTCCTCTCCCGTGGCCGACATCGGCGTGATCGGGCTGGCGGTCATGGGCGAGAACCTGATCCTGAACATGGCGAGCCGGGGTTTCACGGTCGCGGCCTTCAACCGCACCGTGAGCCGCGTCCCGCAGTTCACGTCGGGACGGGCCAGCGGCAAGAGCGTCGTGGGGGCCGAGTCGCTGGAAGGCTTCGTGGGGCTGCTCAAGCGCCCGCGCAAGGTCATGCTGATGGTCAAGGCGGGCGCGCCGGTCGACGAGTTCATCGCGCACCTGCGCCCGCTGCTGGAGCCGGGCGACGTCATCATCGACGGGGGCAACAGCCACCCCGCCGACTCGACGCGGCGCACCCGCGAACTGGAAAAGGACGGCCTGCTGTTCGTGGGTACCGGGGTCAGCGGCGGCGAGGAAGGCGCGCTGACCGGGCCCAGCATCATGCCCGGCGGCAATCCGGCCGCCTGGGAGACGGTGCGCCCCATCTTCCAGGCCATCGCGGCGCGCGTCGCGGACGGCACGCCCTGCTGCGACTGGGTGGGGCCGGAGGGCGCGGGGCATTTCGTGAAGATGGTCCACAACGGCATCGAGTACGCCGACATGCAGATGATCGCCGAGAGCTACCACCTCCTGAGCGCGCAGGGCGGCCTGAGCGCCCCCGAGATCGCGCAGGTCTTCGCCGACTGGAACCGGGGCGAGCTGAACTCGTACCTCATCGAGATCACGGCCGACATCCTGACCAAGACCGACGACCGGACCGGCGGGCCGCTGGTGGACGTGATCCTGGACGCCGCCGGCCAGAAGGGCACCGGCAAGTGGACCAGCGTGGCGGCCCTGGACGCGGGCAGCCCCGCCGCGACGATCACCGAGGCGGTGTACGCCCGCGCCATGAGCGCCCTGAAAGAGGAGCGCGTGGCCGCGAGCGCCGAGCTGCGGGGCCCCGCGTCCCTGCCTGCCCCGGACCGCGCCGCCTTCGTCGAGGAAGTGCGCCGGGCGCTGTACGCCTCCAAGATCGCGGCGTATGCCCAGGGTTTTCAGCTGCTGCGCCTCGCGGCGGGCGACGCGGGCTGGACGCTGGACTTCGGGGCCATCGCCATGATGTGGCGCGGCGGCTGCATCATCCGGGCGCAGTTCCTCGACCGCATCAAGGAGGCCTACGCCGCCGATCCCGCGCTGCCCAACCTGCTGCTCGCGCCCTATTTCCGTGAGGCGGTGGGCGAGCACCAGGAGGCGTGGCGCCGGGTCGTCTCGTCGGCGGCCCTGGGGGGCGTGCCGGTGCCGGCCTTCGCCAGCGCCCTGGCCTACTACGACGGCTACCGCACGGCCCGCCTGCCGGCCAACCTCATCCAGGCGCAGCGCGACTACTTCGGCGCGCACACCTACGAGCGCGCGGACGGCCCGCGCGGCGAGTTCCACCACACCAACTGGACCGGGCGCGGCGGCGACACGGCCAGCACGACCTACAACGCCTGA
- a CDS encoding bifunctional metallophosphatase/5'-nucleotidase, producing MKNNVAYVGLALILGGCSSTIGDLTLIPPTPVYQNVTVIGVNDFHGNLLPTSFRVPDPSDRTKTVTVQAGGIDTIGGILDTARKENPNTVFVGVGDMTGASPLISALLRDEPTVDALTQLGMAVNVVGNHEFDNGIKELMRFQKGGCDSNAPERACKFDNTFSGAGYTYIASNVLDSATGKPVFPAYKMVTVGSAKIAFVGAVLKDTPTVVTPSGVAGLTFADEVASINSAIPEIKAQKPDAIIALVHQGGSSSDAFDVVNCKTLGGDIVKIAQGIDSSVGAIMTGHTHRGYNCQIAGPDGTLRTVIQGDSYGHLLQRLDLRVDIANHRLSSLTASNVVVDSATLPKNANMTALVNKAKSITDPLGKQVVATLGVEQITRTANSAGESALGDVIADSQLAAASSAAKGSAVIAFMNPGGIRADLPVNVPNTSKTVTYGDVFTVQPFGNIMQVITLTGAQIKAALEQQFGNPATGQNRILQVSKGFTYTWDNAAAKGSKVSNIQLNGVAIDPAASYRVTMNNFLADGGDGFTTFAQGTNRTGGDVDLDAFQNYLKANTVTPGPVNRITRQN from the coding sequence ATGAAGAACAACGTAGCTTACGTGGGTCTCGCCCTGATCCTGGGCGGTTGCTCGTCGACCATCGGAGACCTCACCCTTATTCCCCCGACGCCTGTTTACCAGAACGTCACCGTAATCGGCGTCAACGACTTCCACGGCAACCTGTTGCCGACCAGCTTCCGCGTGCCGGACCCCTCCGACCGCACCAAGACCGTGACGGTGCAGGCCGGCGGAATCGACACCATCGGCGGCATCCTGGATACCGCGCGCAAGGAAAACCCCAACACGGTGTTCGTGGGCGTGGGGGACATGACCGGTGCCAGCCCCCTGATCAGCGCCCTGCTGCGCGACGAGCCGACCGTCGACGCCCTGACCCAGCTCGGCATGGCCGTGAACGTGGTCGGCAACCACGAGTTCGACAACGGCATCAAGGAACTCATGCGCTTCCAGAAGGGCGGCTGCGACAGCAACGCGCCCGAACGCGCCTGCAAGTTCGACAACACCTTCTCCGGCGCGGGCTACACCTACATCGCCTCGAACGTTCTGGACTCGGCGACGGGCAAGCCGGTGTTCCCCGCCTACAAGATGGTCACGGTCGGCAGTGCCAAGATCGCCTTCGTGGGGGCAGTCCTCAAGGACACCCCGACCGTGGTGACCCCGAGCGGCGTCGCGGGCCTGACCTTCGCCGACGAGGTCGCCAGCATCAACAGCGCGATCCCCGAGATCAAGGCGCAGAAACCCGACGCCATCATCGCGCTCGTCCACCAGGGCGGTTCCAGCAGCGACGCCTTCGACGTGGTGAACTGCAAGACCCTGGGCGGCGACATCGTCAAGATCGCCCAGGGCATCGACTCTTCGGTCGGCGCGATCATGACCGGTCACACCCACCGGGGCTACAACTGCCAGATCGCCGGTCCTGACGGCACCCTGCGCACCGTGATCCAGGGCGACTCCTACGGCCACCTGCTGCAGCGCCTCGACCTGCGCGTGGACATCGCCAACCACCGCCTGAGCAGCCTGACGGCCAGCAACGTCGTTGTGGACTCCGCGACCCTGCCCAAGAACGCCAACATGACCGCCCTGGTCAACAAGGCCAAGAGCATCACGGACCCCCTCGGCAAGCAGGTCGTCGCCACGCTGGGCGTCGAGCAGATCACCCGTACGGCCAACTCGGCGGGCGAGAGTGCGCTGGGCGACGTGATCGCCGACTCGCAGCTCGCCGCCGCGTCCTCGGCCGCCAAGGGCAGCGCCGTCATCGCCTTCATGAACCCCGGCGGCATCCGCGCCGACCTGCCGGTCAACGTGCCCAACACGAGCAAGACCGTAACCTACGGCGACGTGTTCACGGTGCAGCCTTTCGGCAACATCATGCAGGTCATCACCCTGACCGGCGCGCAGATCAAGGCCGCGCTCGAGCAGCAGTTCGGCAACCCGGCCACCGGCCAGAACCGCATCCTCCAGGTCAGCAAGGGCTTTACCTACACCTGGGACAACGCCGCCGCCAAGGGCAGCAAGGTGAGCAACATCCAGCTCAACGGTGTGGCGATCGACCCGGCGGCCAGCTACCGCGTCACCATGAACAACTTCCTGGCCGACGGCGGCGACGGCTTCACCACCTTTGCGCAGGGCACGAACCGCACCGGCGGCGACGTGGACCTCGACGCCTTCCAGAACTACCTCAAGGCCAACACCGTGACCCCCGGCCCGGTCAACCGCATCACCCGCCAGAACTGA
- a CDS encoding MarR family winged helix-turn-helix transcriptional regulator encodes MSPTDPEELALRLGQAIKAMHRLVSGGVMRNMQDEKQEQELSFSQVAALHQLRDCEMTVTALAERTSLSLPAASHLAERLVRRGLIGRTENPGNRREKLLTLTDLGRAHLARMDTAFSDTYVALFARVSPELLASTEANLRALVQELTSRPAGEPLPAVPETP; translated from the coding sequence GTGTCCCCGACCGACCCCGAAGAGCTGGCCCTGCGGCTGGGACAGGCCATCAAGGCGATGCACCGTCTGGTGAGCGGCGGCGTGATGCGCAACATGCAGGACGAGAAACAGGAACAGGAACTGTCGTTCTCGCAGGTGGCGGCGCTGCACCAGCTGCGCGACTGTGAGATGACCGTGACCGCCCTGGCCGAGCGCACCAGCCTGAGCCTGCCCGCCGCCAGTCACCTCGCCGAGCGTCTGGTGCGCCGGGGACTGATCGGGCGCACCGAGAATCCCGGCAACCGCCGCGAGAAGCTCCTGACCCTCACCGACCTGGGCCGCGCCCACCTCGCGCGGATGGACACGGCCTTCAGCGACACCTACGTCGCCCTGTTCGCCCGCGTCAGCCCCGAGCTGCTGGCCTCCACCGAGGCCAACCTGCGCGCCCTGGTTCAGGAACTCACGTCGCGGCCGGCGGGCGAGCCGCTCCCGGCGGTCCCCGAGACGCCGTAA
- a CDS encoding cupin domain-containing protein, with the protein MTVPEPLNLAAAFAGFTETYAPRVAAELNGQMVKLARIQGRFVMHAHPSEDELFFVQRGELLMHFEDGPTRTVREGELLVVPRGVRHCPDAHEECWVLLFEPATTVNTGDVGGERTRDAVPLGNRAPSGEGA; encoded by the coding sequence ATGACCGTGCCGGAGCCGCTCAACCTCGCCGCCGCCTTTGCCGGCTTCACCGAAACCTACGCGCCGCGCGTCGCCGCCGAACTCAACGGTCAGATGGTCAAGCTCGCCCGGATTCAGGGGCGCTTCGTGATGCACGCGCACCCGAGTGAGGACGAGCTGTTTTTCGTACAGCGCGGCGAACTCCTGATGCATTTCGAAGACGGCCCGACCCGTACCGTTCGCGAGGGCGAACTGCTCGTGGTGCCGCGCGGCGTGCGCCACTGCCCCGATGCCCACGAGGAATGCTGGGTGCTGCTGTTTGAGCCGGCGACGACCGTGAATACCGGTGACGTGGGCGGCGAGCGCACCCGCGACGCCGTGCCGCTGGGAAACCGTGCGCCGTCGGGAGAAGGCGCGTGA
- a CDS encoding alanyl-tRNA editing protein, which produces MTVALYHRPGQEGQALTFTAEVRAVGESGGVPEVALDRTAFYPEGGGQGGDAGRLVWPGGEAAVEDTRKDKASGEVWHRLAPGAAQPPVGAAVRGEVDQARRARHMQRHSGEHLLAQAFARVNPAFEVAAVSMTGPECHLDLRGDPTETDVRAAEALLRETLGRDDLTLETPVVDETDLGRYPLRRETKVRGQVRLVIFRDASGDFFDVSACGGTHVPRASQVAPVAVLRTERVKSGLTRVTFMAGEEAAEYLGGVYQGARALAQTLSVPVEGVGERVGALQAELLAARAEAQGLRGALAGALVAAQPAEVLGTLTLRTLTLPDAALLAPALAAVPAGEVLLVLAPGGRCGVASATAAVRAGEVLRAALAVTGGKGGGRPELAQGSTEAPGAFFGAARTLLA; this is translated from the coding sequence GTGACCGTGGCCCTCTATCACCGGCCGGGCCAGGAAGGACAGGCCCTGACCTTCACTGCCGAGGTGCGGGCAGTGGGGGAGAGCGGGGGCGTGCCCGAGGTCGCCCTGGACCGCACGGCCTTCTACCCCGAGGGCGGCGGCCAGGGCGGCGACGCGGGGCGGCTGGTCTGGCCGGGCGGCGAGGCGGCCGTCGAGGACACCCGTAAGGACAAGGCCAGCGGCGAGGTGTGGCACCGGCTCGCGCCCGGCGCGGCGCAGCCGCCTGTGGGCGCGGCCGTGCGCGGCGAGGTGGATCAGGCGCGCCGCGCCCGCCACATGCAGCGCCACAGCGGCGAGCACCTGCTGGCCCAGGCCTTCGCGCGTGTGAACCCCGCCTTCGAGGTCGCGGCGGTGAGCATGACCGGCCCCGAGTGTCACCTCGACCTGCGCGGCGACCCGACCGAGACCGACGTGCGCGCCGCCGAGGCGCTGCTGCGCGAAACCCTGGGCCGGGACGACCTGACCCTGGAGACGCCCGTCGTGGACGAGACCGACCTGGGCCGCTACCCGCTGCGCCGCGAGACGAAGGTGCGCGGACAGGTGCGGCTGGTCATCTTCCGGGACGCGTCGGGCGACTTCTTCGACGTGAGCGCCTGCGGGGGGACCCATGTGCCGCGCGCGTCGCAGGTGGCCCCGGTCGCCGTGCTGCGCACCGAGCGCGTCAAGAGCGGCCTGACCCGCGTGACCTTCATGGCCGGCGAGGAGGCGGCCGAGTACCTGGGCGGCGTGTACCAGGGGGCGCGTGCCCTGGCCCAGACCCTCAGCGTGCCGGTCGAGGGGGTGGGTGAGCGGGTGGGGGCCCTCCAGGCCGAGCTGCTGGCCGCGCGCGCCGAGGCCCAGGGCCTGCGCGGCGCGCTCGCCGGGGCGTTGGTCGCGGCGCAGCCCGCCGAGGTCCTGGGCACGCTGACGCTGCGCACGCTCACGCTGCCCGACGCTGCGCTGCTGGCCCCCGCACTCGCGGCGGTGCCGGCGGGCGAGGTGCTGCTGGTCCTGGCCCCCGGCGGGCGCTGCGGCGTCGCCTCGGCCACTGCGGCGGTGCGGGCGGGCGAGGTGCTGCGCGCGGCCCTGGCCGTGACGGGCGGCAAGGGCGGCGGCCGTCCCGAGCTGGCCCAGGGCAGCACCGAGGCGCCCGGCGCCTTCTTCGGCGCGGCGCGTACGCTGCTGGCCTGA